Below is a genomic region from Rhineura floridana isolate rRhiFlo1 chromosome 5, rRhiFlo1.hap2, whole genome shotgun sequence.
TATATGCCTTTCAAATAAGTTCACACAAGACACTAACCCATAAAAACTTTATTAACATGCTTCTCCACCCATACCCAACTGAATttgtctttattttaaaaattgtatcaACTTCTGTTAAACTCCTGGTCCCGCTTGCCTGAAGGCATACTAGACTTGCCACAGACAGTCAGGCAAGAGGTTATTTACAAGGCTAATCTAAACAGGTGAAGTACTCTTAGTCATATACTGTATATAATTTGACTATTGCTATACTAAAAAGGCAGTTCTTATAGTTAGGGATAATATTCCTACAGCAGGATTAATTCAATCCTACCAAGACCTTGTGTTGCTGAAGACACAttccaacccctcccccccaagctCCTTACCATTTCAAAACTACATTTGCAGGAATGAAAGCTTCAGATGGGTTGGGTGTCATTTGGGCCTGAGTTACAGCAAAGGATGAAGTGAAGTTATAAAAATTGTCTAGCATCTTTTGAGTGAACTGAaatacaaaaagcaaaaaaagaaaaagcattgTCAGCGATTTGTATGTATAAAACAATCTCCATCAGCAACTTCTAAGAACAGATTAAGCCCTAGTGAGGTGCACTGAGAAACAGATGAGCTCTACCACCCACGGGGCAAGAGAGCTTTCAGTTAGGAAGTTGTGCCCCCCAAAGAGAAGTTTTATGGAATATTTTATCACTGCAAGTTGTTCTTaggtttgtaagccactttgagaagcATCAGCTGGGTTGTTTCCTACAATTTTAATCTTTCGTTGCACGTTGAAAACAATTCTATTTCACCAAGCGTTTTTAAAGAATTAATTTGATTTAGGGTTGGTCATTActtctgtattttatgattttatttatttattacatttatatactgccccatagccgaagctctctgggcggtttacagcaattaaaaacattaaaaacaaatatacaaatacataaaaaacaatttaaaaacacatgctaaaatgcctgggagaagaggaaagtcttgacctggcgccgaaaagataacagtgttggcgccaggtgcacctcatcacagagatcattccataatttgggggccaccactgagaaggccctctcccctgttgccatcctccaagcttccctcggaggcacccagaagagggccttggatgttgagcgtagtgtacaggtgggttcattttataattttatgatgtCTACTGATTTTACTGTACACCACCACAATATTTTTCATGACTTGGCAGTTTAAAATATctgtataaataaattaaaaataaaaagaggaatATTAGCTAGGAATACAGATAGAGATGAATAGGCTAACTCTGTGTTCAAAGTGTTTCTAAGGAGTTGTCTGTCTGTACATAGCGTTGCCAACCACAGTATTATAATGTTTTTGCAAACTGCCACCTCTTCTCAAAGTGATAAGAGAGAGGGTAAGTTTATGTGTTTGTTTTAACCATTGTATTAGGAATTCGGGGGGGGAATCTATGGTCTAATTTAAGTTTCTTAAGtttcatttaataaacaaaaagtCACTCAACAAACTAAGAGGCAGGCTAAGCAGAAATATTTATATTGTACTTGGTATCTTCTTCTAAAATTACTCATTACAGATTAATGACCCACTTAATATAAAACTCTGCTACTTATTCAAGTGCCTTTAAAAAGTTACCTATTGCATTAACCTCTGTCTGTTTACAcagtaagtcctactgtgttaAATGGGGCTCACTCCCTTCCTCTTTTGCTATAATGTTATATATCAGTGCCCTAGAAATTTAGATGGAAAGCCATGGTTTTGGTTGAAAATACCCTTTAACATATATGGTATCTGTATTTACCTCTGGTACATCTACATTATAAAAAGCTATtacattaaaattatattttaatatatgtttaatatatatttaaatatgtataaaaACATCCATCATGTGGTGAGAGAGATTTAGCCATCTCAGTTAGTTGCTGAAAATACAACACAGGACCTTTCTTTTTACCACAATGGTGTATGTACATTGGCTTGGAtcacaagaaaaacaaaaagaagaaatttcccatcccctcctcctcgcTGCAGCCAGAATCACTCCAACCCAAATAAACCCTCTCTGGAGGGTCAATGGCAGCCTCCTGAATAATGTGGGATGGAGTGCAGGGTCAGAATCCCAATTTTAAGTAATTATTCCCCGTAGCCCATCACTCCGTTTCAGGACAGAGGCACCCTCTGACCTCCCAAAGAGGGTTTTCAGGGAAAGatgcagagaggaggaaggaaactttccttctgtgaacttccttCCTTTCGCTAATCTTAGGTTCCAAGCCAATAACCACAGAAAAATTAGagaaatggcttttttaaaaatgaacgaGTAAATTCGCGATTAGATTGGTAGATTGCTTTCAGGAAACACTTTTCACACTGAGTCATCTGCTGAGGAACCTCCAGCATATGGCAAGGGATTAGGgaagcttttgggggggggaagtcagTTCATATTGGGCTTCATTGTCAGTCTGTGAAAATTGAGGCTGTGCCCCAGAACAGATTCAGCATTCCCTTAAAGCCACACATTAGCAAGTGAAGGTTAGTAGCAATGAGAAGCTGTCTTTCAGGGAACATTATTGTTTGTTGCATTGAGGAATTCTGGACACAATTTGAAAACTGCTGCTCTAATGAAACACTTGTCTTCACAGTATCATGTCCAATACTCCAAGGCCCATTAATGAAGAGGCTGCTGTGCCAGTAACCATTGGAATCAAAATGGCTTCCTAGTTACCTCTGTGAACGAACTGACTGATGATACAGCGGCACTTGCTACAGTAGTTTGCTGAGCCATGAGTTCTAGCAGCTCCACAGATATCCCAATCTGGGCTACAGATGGCGTTTGGGGAATATTCATAGCTCCAAATGGATGATGGCTGCCTTTTCCTAAAAGAGACATCACAGGTGGCCTAACACGTAAGTCCTGCTCTACTGAGAACACGGTCCAGATTTACACAAGACTTCTTAAACAAATGCAGCATCTTCCTCTATCAGCAATATAAAACAGAGAACACAGCCCTATGACAAcaaataattacattttaaaagcacAGTGTTTCAAAATCATAATCTCTAGCAACAGAGGGAAGTTACTGGGAAGAACAAACCAAACATGCTATAAGGAAGAGTCATGTGTTCAATCGCAAGAAAACCAAACCTGAACTTTCTTGCTTTTGCTGGCTGCTTGATGAAAACACAGTCTGTTTCAAAGCATGGCCCAGTGTGCAAATCAAGTCCAGAACAACATATTATGTAGTGACTCTCCCCCATAACATGTGATGCCACTAAACACAGGGCACAACATCATTGCTCTTTGGGTTTCCCCAGCAACACTTCAGAGAGCTGCTCTCGATGATGTCAAGTACTTTGTAGCATTGCACATTACCGAGAAGGGGACGTGAGTTTTGGCGACAGCTACCTTGCCCTCCATTATATGCAGTTCCACCTTATAGCGttaagagtggggaacctcagcaccaaggtccaaatgtggccctccaggcttctgtatctggcccccagaactctccgcaggccacacccctcacagtcCTGCTTCACACCTCAAATATTTTTGTCTCGTTGGAATATAtctgcaaactctgataatgtgCCTTGCTTGTCTAGAAAAGGGTGTGTGagaatgtgtagaaactagcctactgtacaatggtaaaatttacatttgttgctcctcccacttttatcTCTGTGCCTGCCCACCAGTGGGAGgtagcccttggaaggttgctcagaagggaatgtggcccttgggctgaaaaaaggttccccacccctgttatagCAGGACATAATTTTTTAATATCATGTCAAACAGCTACCAGATTTATCAACCAGAAGCCACCTGTTATTATTTCATAAAATAATGTATAGCCACCTTTCCTGCACTCCAGGTGGCACACAATgagaaatataacaaaataaagtGAAATTCAATAGccgacacacacacaaaaaacaaaaccagtaaATCCAACTACTAACTAACCAGAGGCCAATTGAAAGAGCTGCAATACCTATTTGTTTGAGTAGAAGTATAAAATTTGAGTAAAATCCAATTAATTCCAAACCTAAACATGTAAAAGAATCAGCACTGCGGAGATGCACCACAGAAATAGGATTCCAGAGACATATGGTGGTATCCAGCTTAAACATGCTTGGAGTAAACCAACTGAAATCAAAGGTTACCtgctgacttcagtgggtctactctgagtatgacttagctggatataaCTCATAGAGGCTGATTTGAGAAAGAACCCTACTCTGGGAGTAGAGGGCAGTAAAAAGCACATACAAATACTCCCAAAGACAACACAAACAGCGATTCTGGGTTCTCTTCCTGTGCCTCTCAGATCGCAGAATATAATGATTTTACCATCAACTCTGGCAAAGTCCCACAGAACAACTTCTAAGTAGGGCAAGGTAGTTCTAGCTAAGCAATCTCCCTAGtcaaacacttttttttaacagCCATATTTTGAATTAAGGGCTGGAAGGTCacaatgctgctgctacccactAATCTTCCCAGGGGGTGAGATACAAACTAAAGAATTTTtatctccctttctctccccactcctctGGTCACTCATTATGGGCCTCTGCTGATGGCTCCCCTGTGAGAACTAAGACATAAGCAAGGAACATAGAACCCCTTTTGCTAATATGCCAACAGGAAGGCAGAGAGGAGAGGATGAAAAGTCCTTTGCCTGTGCCTCAGAGTGGGACTAAGAGCTATGCTACGGACCACATCGGAAGTACTCCGGAAGCTGAAGTCGGCTCCTGGCCATTAGTTGCAAATCCCTACAGTGACCCCTCCCCAGGCTCTAATAGTTGCATGCACTCCTCTTACCAGATTTTAGACTGGAAATTTTGAAGATGGCACTTGGTTTTTCATTTGTTACAAAACCCAGGAGCTGCCACACTGCCACCCCATTCTCGTTGGGATAGCAGAAGTAGACAGATCCACCCATTCCCTCTGGAAAGGGAATGGTCCCCAGCATGAAGACCACCACGTGGTTGATGCTTTCATAGTCGGGCAAGTCAAACACAAACTTGTCTTCTGCCACTTGCTGTGCAGCTGTTTGcacctacaaaataaaagcaggtaACAATACATGAATTTGAGCTACCAACACACCACCACCAAAATCAAAAGTACTTCATTAAAGAAACACACATACGCTGGAACAGAGAACGTGCAGACCACCCTTGTCCTATCTAACTAGGGTCTACACCACGCTTCACACTGCAGCAGAATACCTTACTCCCCTCATGTACTAAATGGTTAAACACTGCACAGAAGAGACCACTACAAAGACGTGACTATTGGCCACATAGGCTGGCACTGCCCTAAGTAGCTTAACCTGTTTAAATAAGTTATGGATTTTACAAAGGGCCGTTGTACATTTACATAATTATAGCCAATTAATCCAAGTTTAGACAATTAATTGATTGAATCTGCACCTGAAAAAAATCATAGTCCTAAAGAGAGAAGTGTACTGTCCTTTTGCATGCATGAAACACAGCATGCTTGATCTTGGAGGAAGCATTCCTTCTCTTTCAAATAAGAGGGAATGCCtcttttcatagaatagtagcattAGAAAGAGGACTATAAGGCCACTCAGTCCAAGCTAGTGCAGATTTTAACAGGATTTTGATTGGCCTTAGTAAAGGTagtgcccaactgtggattttggaggggggggttCTTACAGGCtaatggtgtagtagttaaggtgttggactacaacctgggaaaccagggttcgaatccccacacagccataaagctcactgggtgaccttgggccagtcactgcctctgagcctcagaggaaggcaatggtaaaccccctctgaataccacttaccatgaaaaccctattcataaggttgccataagtcaggatcgacttgaaggcagtccatttccattttcaacttgGCTCGCTTTGCTTCTCCCACCCTTTtgtattaaaaacattatttttaaaatgtaaaaaatctTCTGCCCAATTAATGAGACACTTTTTTCAttgaacaaaatatttttaatcaaTTAAGCATAATTAATTAAACATGACAGTGCTAGCTTTATACAACTAGTTTCATAAGTGCCTCACAGAACCATCCTTGCCCTAGCCTTTTACGGCAGAAGAGAGATTTGCTAACATCATTGCATAAGTAATAATACTGAACAAGCCACAACATAACATGTTACTCTCTATGGCTTTCCATGTGACCAAACCTTACATTTTAAAAGCACATAGATGTTAGCCATCTTTGTTCTGTAATGCAAGCTGCCTTAATCATGCAAGATTCGAAGAGTTAATTCGCAACAGGGCAACAGCAAAGGCCCCAAAGATGGGAAGGAGACAGTGAGGAGGGAAGCAACAGTGAAAAGTTGCTAGTGAGCAACAGAAAGTCAGATCTCTGCTGCAGTGGGCACATCTAGAATCGGAACTGAAAGTTGCTGGGCTCCAATCAAATACCTGTTTGGGTCACTTCACACACAGGGTGGGTGTGCAGAAAACGTTAGTGATCAGATGTGAGCCTTGGGTCTGCAGGCCGTCACCCACAATGCATATAACCTTTAATATGAATCACTGTCTCCACATGCAGTAATTATGAGAAAGAGCCCGCTTGTACCACTGAAAAAGGTGGAACAATTGTACAAGTGAGGACTTTCTCATAatttttcataacactagaactcgtggatgtCCAATGAAGactaatgttggaagattcgggacagacaaaaggaagtacttcttcacacagcacagttatttgtttccacaagaggcagtcatggatatcaacttggatggctttaaaagaggattagataaattaatggaggataaggctatcagtgagagccagtgtggtgtaatggttaaggtgttggactacgacttgggagaccagggttcgaatccccacacagccatgaagctcactgggtgaccttgggccagtcactgcctctgagcctcagaggaaggcaatggtaaaaccacctctgaataccgcttaccatgaaaaccctattcatagggtcacccataagtcagaatcgacttgaaggcagtacatttcattttcaaggctatcagtggccactagccatgatggctatgctctgtctccatagttggaggcagtacacTTCTTaacagttactggaaaccacaggaggggagaatgctcttagCCACTgagcgaacaggatgctggactaaatgtgccactgacctgatccagcagactcttcttaagaacataagaagagcctgctggatcaggccagtggcccatctagtccagcatcctgttctcacagtggccaaccaggtgcctgggggaagcccgcaagcaggacccgagtgcaagaacactctcccctcctgaggcttccggcaactggttttcagaagcatgctgcctctggctagggtggcagagcacagccatcatggctagtagccattgatagccctgtcctccatgaatttgtctaatcttcttttaaagccgtccaagctggtggccattactgcatcttgtgggagcaaattccatagtttaactatgcgctgagtaaagaagtacttccttttgtctgtcctgaatcttccaacattcagcttctttgaatgtccacgagttctagtattatgagagagggagaagaacttttctctatccactttctcaatgccatgcataattttatacacttctatcatgtctcctctgacccgccttttctctaaactaaaaagccccaaatgctgcaacctttcctcgtaagggagtcgctccatccccttgatcattctggttgccctcttctgaaccttttccaactctataatatcctttttgagatgaggcgaccagaactgtacacagtattccaaatgcagccgcaccatagatttatacaatggcattatgatatcggctgttttattttcaatacctttcctaattatcgctagcatggaatttgcctttttcacagctgccgcacactgggtcgacattttcatcgtgctgtccactacaaccccgaggtctctctcctggtcggtcaccgccagttcagaccccatgagcgtatatgtgaaattaagactttttgctccaatatgcataattttacacttgtttatattgaattgcatttgccatttttctgcccattcactcagtttggagaggtctttttggagctcttcgcaatccctttttgttttaacatccctgaacaatttagtgtcatcagcaaacttggccacttcactgctcactcctaattctaggtcattaatgaacaagttgaaaagtacaggtcccaataccgattcttgagggactccactttctacagccctccattgggagaactgtccgtttagtcctactctctgctttctgcttcttaaccaatttcttatccacaagaggacctctcctcttattccatgactgctaagcttcctcagaagcctttggtgaggtaccttgtcaaacgctttttgaaagtctaagtacactatgtccactggatcacctctatctatatgcttgttgacactctcaaagaattctaataggttactgagacaggactttcccttgcagaagccatgctggctctgcttcagcaaggcttgttcttctatgtgcttagttaatctagctttaataatactttctaccagttttccagggacagaagttaagctaactggcctgtaatttccgggatcccctctggatccctttttgaagattggcgttacattggccactttccagtcctcaggcacggaggaggacccgagggacaagttacatattttagtgagcagatcagcaatttcacctttgagttctttgagaactctcgggtggatgccatccgggcccggtgatttgtcagtttttatattgtccattaagcttagaacttcctctctcgttaccactatttgtctcagttcctcagaatcccttcctgcaaatgttagttcaggttcagggatctgccctatatcttccactgtgaagacagatgcaaagaattcatttagcttctctgcaatctccttatcgttctttagtacacctttgactcccttatcatccaagggtccaattgtctccctagatggtctcctgctttgaatgtatttatagaattttttgttgttggtttttatgttcttagcaatgtgctcctcaaattcttttttagcatccctaatCCCATTCTTATGTTCAGATCTCACGAGCGTGGCTTCCTTTTACAGGCATTTACACACGCTACTGCAATATACAATACAGACTATACATATAGGGAAGTGTGCAGGAAGCTGAGACTCACATCCATCCTCATGCATAAAACACATGTATCTGGGGCCATGTGAAAGCCAGCCCTTTCCACAGACTTTTAGCAAAGCATCACAAGATTTGCTTTGGAAGAACTGAGTGGAAATTGTCAAGTCTATGCAGACAACAGAAGAATATTACAGAAGCCTTCCCTCCTTTGATAAGAGTCTGAATGTTAATTCAACAGGTACAGTCTTTCCCCATGGTGAACACATAGATGAGGCCAGGTTCCTCTACCTGTTGTATTTCTATCTTTCACAGAGTTGTTAAGACAtgaagcctccctcagaggagaaAGTCACAATCTTTTAACCAATGACAGATAAAtattctgtggccctccagatattgacacattccagctcccattatccctacctgctggccatgctggctgggggtcctaataacacctggagggccacaggttccccatccctaattagaAGATATCAGTTAAATTCCCAACCTCTTGCCTGGAGACCCTCTCCAACCTTCCTCTCTGCGCTATAAAGTTAGCATAGAAATGTCTATACAAAGAAAcgcctttaggctgcaatccaatactgtacatgtttacacagaagtaagctgcactgggttcaatgggacttgctcccaggtaagtatgtactggattgcagtctaagctgTTTCTTATGACCTACCCAGGAGGCTGCTACTGAACAAAAATAGTTTCTAGCGCTAAAAATTCAgataacacccccccccaaaatctctgCGCCCCTATGAGGCTAGATTAGGGGAATTTTTCCTCGTCCCCGCGCCTGAATTCACTTGTAGGGGAAACCCACAAGAGGCTCCCCACCCGGCCCGGGCCTTACAGGTCACCACATAAGCGGCCCAGTGCCCAGCGTGCCCTCTAGTTCCCATGGCAACCCcgtccccctcttcccccctcctcactTTCGTTTCCATAGAGACACGAGGCCAAGAGGCCCGCCCACTCCATCCTCCGCTGCCACCCATGGGCGCCACTCACCAGCCTCCCCGCAACCAAACAGCCGAACATGGCGGCGGCGGCCTACCCGGCAAGGCTGTTCCGAGGTGGGCCTTCCTCGAAAGCTACAGGCCTCCTAGGCGACCACCTGAGGGCCCCTCCGCGCCACCCCCTCCTCTTCGCCCTGCCCCAGGAAGTACATCCGGGGCAAGCGGAAGAAAAGGATTCCTGTAAGGATAGGCAAGCGTTCTTATGGGCATCGATTTCAGTACCCGAAATGGACTACATGTCCCAGTAGGCAGCGGGAAGCGGACCGAAACTTGTACGTTCATGAAACGGCGTGTGTGTATATAGATGCCGAagggtttgctgggaaatgtagtctttGGCTTCCAGCAAATGGCAGGAGGGCAACTTAGAGAGACGCTTAGTCCTCACAGGAAATTCCGGTCAAAAATTGAAATATTTTCCCCTCCCTACTAACTCCCAGGGCTTATAAGGATTGTGCCATAGAGATGCCACTGCTAGAGCATACTTCATTCTAATTTCCCCCCATCTCTATGGAAAAACCCAAAGCGGTGCAATCAGGGTAGCCTAGTCTTCATATCTCCTAGGATAAAAAACGGGATTTCTTTCTATATATGATTTCTTGCTATATGATCATGCAGGCTTTCAGGTTGCACAGAACTCTTCAGGCATAACAAAAGGCAACAACCAACAACGTTTTATGCCATCATGGCCTAggtcctgggagacaagggttcaaaaaCCACATTCAGCCCTGAAGCTTGATGCTCTGAAAAACCTTGGGTTatattctctcagcctaacctacctcacaattgtttttgtgaagataaaatggagaagaggGTGGGGACAGAACCTTGTAGGCTACTTTCAGCTTCGTGGAGGAAAGGTAGGCAtagatgcaataaataaaaataataaaacactgcCCAGGCTACATCACTAGGAACacgagaagctgccttatactgagtcagtccactggcccatctaactccgcattgtctactctgactggcagcagctctccagggtttcaaggcaGGATTTttccccagtcctatctggagagcactaggAACTGAAactggaccttctacatgcaaggcacatGCTCTTGCAGTGAGCTAGGGCTCTTCCCAACATCTGGGAATGGTGTGAGGAACTCAAATGACAGAATTCTCTCCCTACAGATAGAAAACTAGGTATTGGGgaaggttagggttgccataatccAATTCCACAAATCGGGGCAGGCTGATtttcatattatgcaaattataaattaccTTCATAATTTGCATAGAATGCAAATaatgtcctgattaggcaaattaatcatattaaaagttgtAGTGGTGAAACACCGACTAACAGATATAGACAACCAAGAGCTTTTAGCAGTAGCTTCTGGCCCATGTTCTCCCCTGGCCCTGGGCCTGACTGTCTCTCCCTCTTCAGAAGGGATGCGATATTTACATTGGCTTTTTGTTCCTATATACAGGCGGGCTTTTTCCTTGGCCCGCTTTGATGCCCTACCCTCGAGACTTCTGGAGGGCAGGTACGACAAGACTCCAAGAAATCTTAGGTACTGTCCATGTGGTATGCATGAGGTGGAGCCCGTCATGCAtgttctttttaaatgtaaattttatgtgGCTGTCAGAAACGAACTTTTAACt
It encodes:
- the HIKESHI gene encoding protein Hikeshi isoform X1; protein product: MFGCLVAGRLVQTAAQQVAEDKFVFDLPDYESINHVVVFMLGTIPFPEGMGGSVYFCYPNENGVAVWQLLGFVTNEKPSAIFKISSLKSGKGSHHPFGAMNIPQTPSVAQIGISVELLELMAQQTTVASAAVSSVSSFTEFTQKMLDNFYNFTSSFAVTQAQMTPNPSEAFIPANVVLKWYENFQRRLSQNPFFWKT
- the HIKESHI gene encoding protein Hikeshi isoform X2; this encodes MLGTIPFPEGMGGSVYFCYPNENGVAVWQLLGFVTNEKPSAIFKISSLKSGKGSHHPFGAMNIPQTPSVAQIGISVELLELMAQQTTVASAAVSSVSSFTEFTQKMLDNFYNFTSSFAVTQAQMTPNPSEAFIPANVVLKWYENFQRRLSQNPFFWKT